DNA from Methylobacterium currus:
CGGGTCCTCTCCGCCGACCACCAGAACAAGCCGGATATCGGCGCCGGCATCGTGCGCCAGTGGATCGACCGGGACGACCTCGACGTCGTGCTGGACGTGCCGTTCTCCTCGGTGGCGCTCGCCGTGCACCAGATCGTGCGCGAGAAGAACCGGCTGATGATCAATTCCGGCGCCGGCGCCTCGGAGATCACCGGGGCGCTGTGCTCGCCCAACACCATCCACTGGACCTACGACACCTGGGCGCTGGCCAACGGCACCGGCGGCGCGATGGTGCGCAGCGGCGGCGACACCTGGTTCTTCATCACGGCCGACTACGCCTTCGGCAAGGCGCTGGAGCGCGACGTGTCGGAGGTGGTCGAGCGCAACGGCGGCAAGGTGCTGGGCTCGGTCCGCCACCCGGTCGCCGCCACCGACTACTCGTCGTTCCTGATCCAGGCGCAGGGCTCGAAGGCCAAGGTGATCGGGCTGGCGAATGCCGGCAGCGACACGATCAACACCATCAAGCAGGGCGCCGAGTTCGGCGTCGCCGAGGGCGGGCAGCGCCTCGCCGGCCTGCTGGTCTTCCTGAGCGACGTGCATTCGCTGGGCCTCAAGGTGGCGCAGGGGCTGGTGCTGACGGAGGCCTTCTACTGGGACCTCAACGACGACACCCGTGCCTGGTCGCGCCGCTTCGCCGAGCGCCACAAGGGGCGGATGCCGACCATGGTCCAGGCCGGCGTCTATGCGGGCATGATGCATTACCTGAAGGCCATGAAGGCGACAGGCAGCAAGGATCCCGCCACGGTCACGGCCGAGATGCGCCGCGTGCCGGCGGAGGATTCCCTGTTCGGCCGCTCCGAGGTGCGGGCCGACGGGCGGGTGACCCACCCGATGTACCTGTTCGAGGTGAAGAAGCCCTCCGAATCGAAGGGCCCCTGGGACTATTACCGCCTGGTCTCGACGATTCCCGCCGACCAGGCCTTCCGGCCGCTGAAGGCTGGCAACTGCCCGCTGGTGACGAAATGAAGCTGCATCACTGCGTCGGCGCCCGCTCGTTCCGGCCGCTCTGTGCCCTCGAGGCGCTCGGCCTGCCCTACGAGCTGGCGATGCTGCCGTTCCCGCCGCGGGTCCATGCCAAGGAGTACTTCGCCCTCAACCCGCTCGGCACGATCCCGCTCCTCGAGGACGGCGACACGCGGATGACCGAATCGGCCGCGATCTGCGAGTACCTGGCGGCGCGTCACGGCGCCGGGGGGCTCGGGGTGCGGCCCGACGAGGCGGAATACGGCCGCTACCTCAACGCGCTGCATTTCGGCGAGGCGACCCTGACCTTCCCGCAGACCCTGGTGCTGCGCTACGGCCGGTTCGAGCCGCCGGAGCGGCGCAATCCCGGCATCGTCGAGGATTATGCGCGATGGTTCCTGTCGCGGCTCAAGGGCTTCGGCGCGGTGCTGGACGGCCGCCGCTTCGTCTGCGCCGGGCGCTTCACCGCCGCCGATATCAGCATCGGCTACGCCCTGATGCTGGCCGAGTTCGCGGGCTTGGGCGATCAGCTGCCGGACTTCGCCAGAACCTACTGGGAGGGCCTGAAGTCCGAGCCGTCCTACGCCCGGGCGCTGGCGGCCGAGCAGCGGGCGGCCGAGGCGCAGGGCGTGTCGCCGGTGCCCTCGCCGCTCGGCGGCTGATTCAGTTCAGGAGCTTGGTGGCGCGCAAGCGCGCCACCGCGAGGTCGACGAAGGTCCGCACCTTCGCGGGGGCGTGCCGCCCCTCCGGGTAGAGCACGTGGATCGGCAGCGGCTCGTCCTCGTACTCGGCCAGCACGATCTGCAGCCGGCTCTCGCGCAGGGCGGGGCCGATCTGGTAGTGCAGCACCCGGGTCAGGCCCCAGCCGGCGATCGCAGCGGTGATGCCCGCCTCGTTGGTGTTGGTCTCGAGCGCCGGACGGATGGTCATCCGTTCGTCGTCCGCGAAGCGCCATTCGGGCGAAGCCCAGGCCCCGGTCGAGACCGCGATGCGGTGTCCTTTCAGGTCCGCGGGCCGCGCCGGCACGCCATGGCGCGCGAAATAGCCCGGAGCCCCGCAGACGACGCGGCGCACCGCCCCGACCTTCACGGCGGTGAGGCCGGAATCCGACAGGTGGCCGATGCGGATGGCGACGTCGACGCCCTCCTCGACGAGGTTGACCGGCCGGTCGACGAACAGGGTGCGGGCCGCCATGGCCGGGTAGGCGTCGAGGTAGTCGGTGACGATCGGCAGGACGTGGATATGCCCGAACAGGATCGGGGCCGTCACCGCGAGCGTCCCGGAGGGCATGCCGTAGGACCCGGCCGCCGCGGCCTCGGCCTCGGCGATGTCGGCCAGGATGCGCCGGCAATCCGCGACGTAGCGCGCACCCGCCTCGGTGAGCTTCACCGACCGGGTGGTGCGAACGAACAGCCGGGCGCCGATCGCCTCCTCCAGAGCCGCCACCGCCCGCGTCACCACCGGGGGGCTCAGATGCAAGAGGCGCGCGGTCTCGGCGAAGCTCTCCGTCTCCGCGACCTTCGCGACGATGCGCATGGCCTGCCACCGATCCACGGCCCCTCGCTCCTCGTTCGGCCGACAGGCTCCGACGCCTATCGCGTTTCCCCTCGACGCACCGCGCGTTCGCGCCGGGATGGTAGAATGGTGCAGCCAGGCTTCAATCGGGTCGGGTGCTGGCTGCGTTGTGGGGGGCAGCGTCGGGGTGTCCGGTCGTTCGTCGGCGGGAGGCCCGAATGTCCTGTTTGCCGCATGATCGGGCTGGCCCGCCTCACGCCTCGACGGGAGAAGCGGGACGCCGCCTCCGCCGCCAGGTTGTCGGCGCAGGCGCGGCAGCATGGGCCTGGGCGAGCGTTTCGAGCCACGCCGCCAAGTCGGCCGGGATCTCCGCGTCGCCCGAAGCCCACCGGCGCACGATGCGGTCATCGCAGGCAAGAGCCTCGGCCAAGCCCCGCTGTGACCAACGGAGCAGAGTGAGGCATTCGCGAAAGCGGTCAGAGGTCACGCCAGGAGCTCGATGAAGGCGCCGCCTGCTCCGAAGAGAGCGGCGCCGGCGGCCATGCTGGCGACGATGATCTGCCAGGGAGCAAGAGCGCGGTCGCGCTCCAGCTTGGAACCTTCCGCTTGATGCTCGGCCTGCTCGGCTAACAGCTTGCGCTGTTCGGCAATGAACTTCTGCGTTTCCTCGTTCGACCGAAGGACGCGTGCGACTTGTTCGGTGATATCGAGAGAAGCGTCAGCCATCGAGGATGCCCCATGTTCCGGGCAAGCAGTGTCCGCGATATGCGGACAAATGAGATCGCCGTCAAGGATTCGTCAACCCTCGGTTCGAACCCCGACCCGCCTGGCCGAATGCGGGGTCCTCGCCGGGGCAAGGCTGTCCCGCGAGGAATGGCGCTACCGATAGGAAAGGAAATTCCACGCCACGACCCGCGATCGACGCACCCGAGCCAAACGCAAAAAGGCCGCAAGAGCGGCCCGCATCAGGATCAGATCAAATCGAGGGGAAGGATGGTGGAGCTAAGCGGGATCGAACCGCTGACCTCTTGAATGCCATTCAAGCGCTCTCCCAGCTGAGCTATAGCCCCATCCGTCATCCACGGCGCCGGGAACGCCGATGGGTCTCGTCGTCGCGTGATCGCTGGCAGCGATCGGATCAGGTCAGGCGAAGCCTGAGGTGATGTGGTGGAGCTAAGCGGGATCGAACCGCTGACCTCTTGAATGCCATTCAAGCGCTCTCCCAGCTGAGCTATAGCCCCATCCATCAGCCGCGGCGCTGGGAACGCCGGCGGGTCTCGTTCTAGGTTGATCGCGGGCTGCGATCGGATCACGCCAGGCGGAGCCTGAGGTGATTTGGTGGAGCTAAGCGGGATCGAACCGCTGACCTCTTGAATGCCATTCAAGCGCTCTCCCAGCTGAGCTATAGCCCCACGCTGCAGGACGTATGGGATCCGTCCCGGAACCGGACCGGCGCTCCTTGCGGGGGCGCCGTCGGTGAGCGGCGGTATAGGGGGGTGCGGCGCCGGACACAAGCCCTTGGGGCGGGTCTTCGCGAAGTTTTCGTGACTGTCGCGAGTTCCTGAGACGGATCAGGGGGTTGGGACGAGGCTGGCCCCGTCGCCGCCGCCCGCCCCGGGGGAATCAGGATTCCTCGTCGCTCTCGATGTCGCCGTCGATGAAGTCGGAGACGTCGTCGCCGCTCTCCTCGTCCTCCTCCAGGAAGGTATCGTCGTCGCCGCCGGCATCGCCCACATCGGTGTCGTCGTCGACCGACACGTCGGCGCCGTCCTCGGCAGCCTCGACCTCGTCGAGGGACACCATCTCGGGGGCGCCGGCCTCCTCCTCGGCCTCCTCCTCGCGCGGGGCGCGGTTGGCGATGGCAGGGGCGGGGACGCGGGTGGTGGAGAGGGCGGCGACCTGATAGACGGTGCCGCATTTCGGGCACACGGCAGGGTCCCTGCTGAGGTCGTAGAACTTCGCGCCGCAGCTCATGCACTGGCGCTTCAAGCCGAGTTCCGGTCTGGCCACGGTAGTCACGTTCCTGTCGATGTCGGATAAGAGTGGGTCCGGTTAGTCGCGCCCGCCAGCCCTGTCAAATACCTGTGGGGCCGGCGGATGACGCGGCGGTGCCCGCGTGCTAACGACCCGGCCGTTTTCCCGCGCTTCTTCCCGCGATTCTCGAGAACCAGGCCGTCTGCCCGTGTCGCACGATTCCACCCCGTCCCCGATCACCGCCCAGCCCGGGACGGCCCTGCGGGGCCGGCTGCGGCCGCCCGGCGACAAGTCGATCTCGCACCGGGCGATCATCCTCGGGCTGCTCAGCCTCGGCGAGACCCGCATCGAGGGCCTCCTGGAGGGCGACGACGTGCTGCGCACCGCCGCCGCCGCCAAGGCGCTCGGTGCCGGCATCGACCGCGACGGGGAGGGACGCTGGCGGGTGCGCGGCGTCGGCGTCGGCGGCCTGTCGGACCCTCAGGGCGTGCTCGATTTCGGCAATGCCGGCACCGGCTCGCGGCTGATGATGGGCGTGGTCGGCGGCCATCCGGTCACTGCGACCTTCGACGGAGACGCCTCGTTGCGCAAGCGGCCGATGCGCCGGATCCTCGATCCGCTGGTGCAGATGGGCGTCACGGTGGTGGAGCAGGCCGAGGGCGGCCGGGTGCCGCTCACCCTGCGCGGGCCCCGCGAGGCGGTGCCGATCACCTATGAGAGCCCGGTCGCCTCGGCGCAGGTGAAGTCGGCGGTGC
Protein-coding regions in this window:
- a CDS encoding ABC transporter substrate-binding protein, whose product is MPTSTFRRTSRALALAAASLLTLAQAHAAGPTRVTLGVLNDRAGPYSDLAGEGSVVAAEMAAADFKAQNPDFEIRVLSADHQNKPDIGAGIVRQWIDRDDLDVVLDVPFSSVALAVHQIVREKNRLMINSGAGASEITGALCSPNTIHWTYDTWALANGTGGAMVRSGGDTWFFITADYAFGKALERDVSEVVERNGGKVLGSVRHPVAATDYSSFLIQAQGSKAKVIGLANAGSDTINTIKQGAEFGVAEGGQRLAGLLVFLSDVHSLGLKVAQGLVLTEAFYWDLNDDTRAWSRRFAERHKGRMPTMVQAGVYAGMMHYLKAMKATGSKDPATVTAEMRRVPAEDSLFGRSEVRADGRVTHPMYLFEVKKPSESKGPWDYYRLVSTIPADQAFRPLKAGNCPLVTK
- a CDS encoding glutathione S-transferase family protein is translated as MKLHHCVGARSFRPLCALEALGLPYELAMLPFPPRVHAKEYFALNPLGTIPLLEDGDTRMTESAAICEYLAARHGAGGLGVRPDEAEYGRYLNALHFGEATLTFPQTLVLRYGRFEPPERRNPGIVEDYARWFLSRLKGFGAVLDGRRFVCAGRFTAADISIGYALMLAEFAGLGDQLPDFARTYWEGLKSEPSYARALAAEQRAAEAQGVSPVPSPLGG
- a CDS encoding LysR family transcriptional regulator is translated as MDRWQAMRIVAKVAETESFAETARLLHLSPPVVTRAVAALEEAIGARLFVRTTRSVKLTEAGARYVADCRRILADIAEAEAAAAGSYGMPSGTLAVTAPILFGHIHVLPIVTDYLDAYPAMAARTLFVDRPVNLVEEGVDVAIRIGHLSDSGLTAVKVGAVRRVVCGAPGYFARHGVPARPADLKGHRIAVSTGAWASPEWRFADDERMTIRPALETNTNEAGITAAIAGWGLTRVLHYQIGPALRESRLQIVLAEYEDEPLPIHVLYPEGRHAPAKVRTFVDLAVARLRATKLLN
- a CDS encoding TIGR02300 family protein, translated to MARPELGLKRQCMSCGAKFYDLSRDPAVCPKCGTVYQVAALSTTRVPAPAIANRAPREEEAEEEAGAPEMVSLDEVEAAEDGADVSVDDDTDVGDAGGDDDTFLEEDEESGDDVSDFIDGDIESDEES